From a region of the Aeoliella mucimassa genome:
- the thiS gene encoding sulfur carrier protein ThiS yields the protein MQLQVNGEPRVVSKLPTIAELLAELEVNAKHVAVEVNCELVPRTEHAAHELTDGDQVEIVTLVGGG from the coding sequence ATGCAACTACAAGTTAACGGCGAGCCTCGCGTTGTTTCGAAGCTGCCGACCATTGCGGAGCTACTGGCCGAGCTCGAAGTGAATGCCAAGCACGTGGCTGTTGAAGTCAATTGCGAGCTGGTACCGCGCACCGAGCACGCTGCCCACGAACTGACCGACGGCGACCAGGTGGAGATTGTCACCCTGGTCGGCGGCGGTTGA
- a CDS encoding thiazole synthase: MNATIDTASVEPLKVGSHSLNSRLIVGTGKYSTYELMGEALERSGTDCITVAVRRERLIDAEGRNLLDAIDTSRYTLLPNTAGCFSAEDAVRVARLGREILLGLENPGASWVKLEVLSDTRTLLPDPVETVKATEQLVADGFEVLCYTSDDPVVARRLKNAGAASVMPAGSPIGSGQGILNPNNIRICLEYLKENDPDYPVIVDAGVGAASDVAAAMELGVDGVLLNTAIAHAQDPVTMADAMRHACIAGRQSYLSGRIPKRLYATASSPTEGVISLKKS, encoded by the coding sequence TTGAACGCTACCATCGATACCGCTTCTGTCGAGCCGCTGAAAGTTGGTTCGCATTCCCTGAATAGTCGCCTGATCGTCGGCACCGGCAAGTACTCGACCTATGAGCTGATGGGCGAAGCCCTCGAACGCTCTGGCACCGATTGCATTACCGTGGCTGTGCGACGCGAGCGGCTGATCGACGCCGAGGGACGCAACCTGCTCGACGCCATCGACACCTCGCGTTACACGTTGCTGCCGAACACGGCCGGGTGTTTTAGCGCCGAGGATGCTGTGCGAGTGGCTCGCTTGGGACGCGAGATCCTGCTCGGCCTGGAGAACCCAGGCGCAAGCTGGGTGAAGCTCGAGGTGCTCTCCGACACGCGGACCCTGCTGCCCGATCCCGTGGAAACCGTGAAAGCAACCGAGCAGTTGGTAGCCGACGGCTTCGAAGTGCTCTGCTACACCAGCGACGACCCGGTGGTCGCCCGCCGGCTGAAGAACGCGGGGGCAGCGAGTGTGATGCCGGCCGGCAGCCCGATCGGCTCGGGGCAAGGTATCCTGAATCCCAACAACATTCGGATTTGCCTGGAGTATCTCAAAGAGAACGATCCCGACTATCCGGTGATTGTCGATGCCGGAGTGGGAGCCGCCAGCGACGTGGCCGCAGCCATGGAACTCGGTGTCGACGGGGTGCTGCTCAACACCGCGATTGCCCACGCCCAGGATCCCGTGACCATGGCCGACGCGATGCGCCATGCTTGCATCGCGGGGCGGCAAAGCTACCTGTCGGGCCGCATTCCCAAGCGTTTGTACGCAACCGCTTCGAGCCCCACCGAAGGGGTGATCAGTCTGAAGAAGTCGTAG